A window of Brachybacterium fresconis contains these coding sequences:
- the gcvT gene encoding glycine cleavage system aminomethyltransferase GcvT, with the protein MEQALRSTALEAVHESLGATFTDFAGWRMPVRYGSDLAEHAAVRERAGLFDLSHMGEVHLRGPQAGEALDHALAGKLSAMSVGRAKYSLLLTEDGGVIDDVITYRLADDHFVTVANASNAAVDAQELIARAAGFDVEVDDASDRTALIAVQGPRSEEILLRALTTGGSGVEGIGAEDLTAMKNYRFAAGTYRGQELLVARTGYTGEDGFELYIPSDLAVALWEQVTAAGGEDLTPCGLACRDTLRLEAGMPLYGNELSRELYPAQSGMGRVVALKSKGDFVGRAGIEAADLTDRPVLVGLVAEGRRAARAGSEVRDGQGRAVGAITSGALSPTLGHPIAMAFVSSHVADEGTELVADVRGKDLPVRVVALPFYRHG; encoded by the coding sequence ATGGAGCAGGCCCTGCGCAGCACGGCGCTGGAAGCGGTCCACGAGTCGCTCGGCGCGACCTTCACAGATTTCGCGGGCTGGCGGATGCCGGTGCGCTACGGCTCGGACCTCGCCGAGCACGCCGCGGTCCGCGAGCGTGCGGGGCTGTTCGACCTCAGCCACATGGGCGAGGTCCACCTGCGGGGCCCGCAGGCGGGGGAGGCCCTCGACCACGCGCTGGCCGGGAAGCTGTCCGCGATGTCCGTCGGCCGCGCGAAGTACTCGCTGCTGCTGACCGAGGACGGCGGCGTGATCGACGACGTCATCACCTACCGCCTGGCCGACGACCACTTCGTGACGGTCGCCAACGCCTCCAATGCGGCCGTCGACGCCCAGGAGCTCATCGCCCGCGCCGCCGGCTTCGACGTCGAGGTCGACGACGCCTCGGACCGCACCGCGCTGATCGCCGTCCAGGGGCCCCGCAGCGAGGAGATCCTGCTGCGGGCCCTGACCACGGGCGGGAGCGGCGTCGAGGGCATCGGCGCCGAGGACCTCACCGCGATGAAGAACTACCGCTTCGCCGCCGGGACCTACCGCGGCCAGGAGCTCCTCGTCGCCCGCACGGGATACACCGGGGAGGACGGCTTCGAGCTGTACATCCCCAGCGATCTCGCCGTCGCCCTGTGGGAGCAGGTCACCGCTGCCGGCGGCGAGGACCTCACCCCCTGCGGGCTCGCCTGCCGCGACACCCTCCGGCTCGAGGCCGGGATGCCGCTGTACGGCAACGAGCTCTCCCGCGAGCTGTACCCCGCGCAGTCGGGGATGGGACGCGTGGTCGCCCTGAAGTCCAAGGGGGACTTCGTCGGCCGAGCGGGCATCGAGGCGGCGGACCTGACCGATCGTCCCGTCCTGGTGGGCCTGGTCGCCGAGGGACGTCGCGCCGCCCGCGCCGGCTCCGAGGTGCGGGACGGGCAGGGCCGCGCGGTCGGGGCGATCACCTCCGGCGCGCTGTCCCCGACGCTCGGTCATCCCATCGCCATGGCCTTCGTGTCCTCGCACGTCGCCGACGAGGGCACCGAGCTCGTCGCCGACGTCCGCGGCAAGGACCTGCCCGTCCGGGTGGTCGCTCTGCCGTTCTACCGGCACGGCTGA
- the gcvH gene encoding glycine cleavage system protein GcvH: MTAELLYSKDHEWVRVVSDGVAVIGVTDYAAEQLGDVVYVDLPESGDEISAGSEMGEIESTKSVSDLFSPISGTVSEINQAVVDSPELVNSSPFDDGWLLTVSFDALPEDLLGAEDYKAFTAS; encoded by the coding sequence ATGACCGCAGAGCTCCTCTACAGCAAGGACCACGAGTGGGTCCGCGTCGTCTCCGACGGTGTCGCCGTGATCGGCGTGACCGATTATGCCGCCGAGCAGCTCGGCGACGTGGTCTATGTCGACCTGCCCGAGTCCGGTGACGAGATCTCCGCCGGCTCCGAGATGGGCGAGATCGAGTCCACCAAGTCGGTCTCGGATCTGTTCTCCCCGATCTCCGGCACCGTCTCCGAGATCAACCAGGCGGTCGTCGACTCCCCGGAGCTGGTCAACTCCTCCCCGTTCGACGACGGATGGCTGCTCACCGTCAGCTTCGACGCGCTGCCCGAGGACCTGCTCGGCGCCGAGGACTACAAGGCCTTCACCGCATCCTGA
- the gcvP gene encoding aminomethyl-transferring glycine dehydrogenase, which translates to MTDPSVLEHDSFVRRHVGTDHEAQRHMLEVLGHETLDQMLKAAVPSTILLENDGAEAASVVPQGATEPAALQELRELADRNTVRRSLIGMGYHGTHTPAVIQRNVLENPAWYTAYTPYQPEISQGRLEALLTFQTMICDLTGMDVSNASTLDEATSAAEALMLARRTAKRNGTVFYVDSDALPATKAVLRGRTDGLGIELRERDFAADGAPEGQYFGALIQYPGASGRVWDPSEVIAEVRSTRAVAIVSADLLALTMLSSPGSLGADVTVGSSQRFGIPMGFGGPHAGFVAVRKGLERQLPGRLVGVSVDADGNPAYRLSLQTREQHIRREKATSSITTAQVLLAVMAAMYAVYHGPEGLTRIGRLVADRTATLADHLVVSGFELTAEAFFDTLEVRATGRAQDIAAKAAEAGYLVHTVGDDLVHLSLDETVTDDDLRAIAAVFDGFAPDPGHELADVGSGTDWGTLVRQDAFLTHPVFSSFRSETAMMRYLRRLSDRDFALDRGMIPLGSCTMKLNAATEMAGITWASFNAVHPLAPREDVEGYLEMITQLETWLADLTGYDTVSLQPNAGSQGEIAGLLAIRAYHASRGESGREVCLVPSSAHGTNAASAVIAGLRVVVVDSDASGNIDLDDLKQKIKDHGDELAAIMITYPSTHGVYEQEVRTVCELVHDAGGQVYVDGANLNALLQVARPGEFGGDVSHLNLHKTFCIPHGGGGPGVGPVAAKAHLAPYLPGHPGIQQAEHPVTGQGAQPHGGSPVSQAPYGSASILPISWTYIRLMGPEGLRHATAAAVLAANYMAHRLSESFEILYTGENGLVAHECIVDLRPFTARTGVTVDDVAKRLIDYGFHAPTMSFPVAGTFMVEPTESEDLAEIDRFVEAMLMIAKEAEEIVSGTWAKDDNPLVNAPHTAAAIATGEWTHPYSREVAVYPGSWTAPEDLSTHDSAQMRIQSKYWPPVRRVDQAYGDRNLVPTWPRETD; encoded by the coding sequence ATGACCGATCCATCCGTGCTCGAGCACGACTCCTTCGTCCGCCGCCACGTCGGCACCGATCACGAGGCCCAGCGCCACATGCTCGAGGTCCTCGGCCACGAGACCCTGGACCAGATGCTGAAGGCGGCGGTGCCCAGCACGATCCTGCTGGAGAACGACGGCGCCGAGGCCGCCTCGGTGGTGCCCCAGGGGGCCACGGAGCCTGCCGCGCTGCAGGAGCTGCGGGAGCTGGCGGACCGCAACACGGTGCGCCGCTCCCTGATCGGCATGGGGTATCACGGCACCCACACCCCCGCGGTGATCCAGCGCAATGTGCTGGAGAACCCCGCCTGGTACACCGCCTACACCCCGTACCAGCCCGAGATCTCCCAGGGCCGCCTCGAGGCGCTGCTGACCTTCCAGACCATGATCTGCGACCTCACCGGGATGGACGTCTCCAACGCCTCCACCCTCGACGAGGCCACGTCCGCCGCCGAGGCGCTGATGCTGGCTCGGCGCACCGCCAAGCGCAACGGCACCGTGTTCTACGTGGACTCGGACGCCCTGCCCGCGACCAAGGCCGTCCTGCGCGGCCGGACCGATGGGCTCGGCATCGAGCTGCGCGAGCGGGACTTCGCCGCCGACGGCGCCCCCGAGGGCCAGTACTTCGGCGCGCTCATCCAGTACCCCGGGGCCTCCGGCCGCGTGTGGGACCCCAGCGAGGTGATCGCCGAGGTCAGGTCCACCAGGGCCGTCGCGATCGTCTCGGCGGACCTTCTGGCCCTGACGATGCTGTCCTCCCCGGGATCCCTCGGCGCCGACGTCACCGTCGGATCCTCCCAGCGCTTCGGCATCCCCATGGGCTTCGGCGGCCCGCACGCCGGGTTCGTCGCGGTGCGCAAGGGTCTCGAGCGCCAGCTGCCGGGGCGACTCGTCGGGGTCTCGGTCGACGCCGACGGCAATCCAGCCTACCGGCTGTCGCTGCAGACCCGCGAGCAGCACATCCGCCGGGAGAAGGCCACCAGCTCGATCACCACCGCCCAGGTGCTGCTGGCCGTCATGGCCGCGATGTACGCCGTCTACCACGGCCCCGAGGGCCTGACCCGGATCGGGCGCCTCGTCGCCGACCGCACGGCGACCCTCGCCGACCACCTCGTCGTCAGCGGGTTCGAGCTGACCGCCGAGGCCTTCTTCGACACCCTCGAGGTCCGGGCCACGGGCCGGGCCCAGGACATCGCCGCGAAGGCGGCCGAGGCCGGGTACCTGGTCCACACCGTCGGCGACGACCTCGTCCACCTCTCGCTCGACGAGACCGTGACCGACGACGACCTGCGGGCGATCGCGGCCGTCTTCGACGGATTCGCGCCGGACCCCGGTCATGAGCTCGCGGACGTGGGCTCGGGCACGGACTGGGGAACCCTGGTGCGCCAGGACGCGTTCCTGACCCACCCGGTGTTCTCCTCCTTCCGCTCCGAGACCGCGATGATGCGCTACCTGCGCCGCCTGTCGGACCGCGATTTCGCCCTGGACCGCGGGATGATCCCGCTGGGCTCGTGCACGATGAAGCTGAACGCCGCCACCGAGATGGCCGGCATCACCTGGGCCTCCTTCAACGCCGTCCACCCCCTCGCACCGCGCGAGGACGTCGAGGGCTACCTGGAGATGATCACCCAGCTGGAGACCTGGCTGGCCGACCTCACCGGATACGACACGGTCTCCCTGCAGCCCAACGCCGGCTCCCAGGGGGAGATCGCGGGCCTGCTCGCGATCCGCGCCTATCACGCCTCCCGCGGCGAGAGCGGACGCGAGGTGTGCCTGGTGCCGAGCTCGGCGCACGGCACCAACGCCGCCTCCGCCGTGATCGCCGGACTGCGCGTGGTGGTCGTCGACTCCGATGCGAGCGGCAACATCGACCTCGACGACCTGAAGCAGAAGATCAAGGACCACGGCGACGAGCTCGCCGCCATCATGATCACCTACCCCTCCACGCACGGCGTGTACGAACAGGAGGTGCGCACCGTCTGCGAGCTGGTCCACGACGCCGGCGGGCAGGTCTACGTCGACGGCGCGAACCTCAACGCCCTGCTGCAGGTGGCCCGTCCCGGCGAGTTCGGCGGGGACGTCTCCCACCTGAACCTGCACAAGACGTTCTGCATCCCCCACGGCGGCGGCGGGCCCGGCGTCGGCCCCGTCGCGGCCAAGGCGCATCTGGCGCCGTACCTGCCGGGTCACCCGGGCATCCAGCAGGCTGAGCACCCGGTCACGGGGCAGGGCGCGCAGCCCCACGGCGGCAGCCCGGTCTCGCAGGCCCCCTACGGGTCGGCGTCGATCCTGCCGATCTCCTGGACGTACATCCGGCTGATGGGACCCGAGGGGCTGCGGCACGCCACCGCCGCCGCGGTGCTCGCGGCCAACTACATGGCCCATCGCCTCTCGGAGTCCTTCGAGATCCTCTACACCGGGGAGAACGGCCTGGTCGCCCACGAGTGCATCGTGGACCTGCGCCCCTTCACGGCCCGCACCGGGGTCACCGTCGACGATGTCGCCAAGCGGCTGATCGACTACGGGTTCCACGCCCCGACCATGTCCTTCCCGGTGGCCGGGACCTTCATGGTCGAGCCGACGGAGTCCGAGGACCTCGCCGAGATCGACCGTTTCGTCGAGGCGATGCTCATGATCGCCAAGGAGGCCGAGGAGATCGTCTCCGGCACCTGGGCGAAGGACGACAACCCGCTGGTGAACGCCCCGCACACGGCCGCAGCGATCGCCACGGGGGAGTGGACCCATCCCTACTCGCGGGAGGTCGCCGTCTACCCCGGCAGCTGGACCGCGCCCGAGGACCTCTCGACGCACGACAGCGCGCAGATGCGGATCCAGTCCAAGTACTGGCCGCCGGTGCGTCGCGTCGACCAGGCCTACGGCGACCGGAACCTGGTGCCGACCTGGCCGCGCGAGACGGACTGA
- a CDS encoding cobalamin-independent methionine synthase II family protein has product MTEILTTHAGSLPRSEELIAANAARPVGADGLTPAPTDEFREVLRQAVTDVVARQREIGIAIPNDGEYGHLMGSAVNYGSWWSYIFDRVSGLELTGSDHFSSEPVRSGPGDVRLTTFPDRRDWTIFADAYQDPTSGITVGGQATFPAATGEISYSDTGRELGAQDVANVRAALEAAGYDRGFLNALSPGSGSRIVDDHYGDEDAFLDAWVEVMRPEYEAIAAAGLTVQIDDPSIAENWDQINPEPSVEDYLAFTRKRVEAVNRALVNVPTEQTRFHLCWGSWHGPHTTDIEFRHIAPLLLEIDARYYSFEAANVRHEHEWTVWEDLELPQDKVLVPGIVSHATNVVEHPELVAQRLERFARLVGPERVIGSTDCGLGGRIHPQIAWAKLDSLVRGAEIASGRV; this is encoded by the coding sequence ATGACCGAGATCCTCACCACCCATGCCGGTTCCCTGCCTCGCAGCGAGGAGCTGATCGCTGCCAACGCCGCGCGCCCCGTCGGCGCGGACGGACTGACCCCCGCCCCGACCGACGAGTTCCGCGAGGTGCTGCGCCAGGCGGTCACGGACGTCGTCGCCCGCCAGCGCGAGATCGGCATCGCGATCCCCAACGACGGCGAGTACGGACACCTGATGGGCTCGGCCGTGAACTACGGCTCCTGGTGGTCCTACATCTTCGACCGCGTCAGCGGCCTCGAGCTGACCGGCAGCGACCACTTCTCCAGCGAGCCGGTGCGCTCCGGCCCGGGCGACGTGCGCCTGACGACCTTCCCCGACCGGCGCGACTGGACGATCTTCGCCGACGCCTATCAGGACCCCACCTCGGGCATCACCGTCGGCGGCCAGGCCACCTTCCCGGCGGCGACCGGCGAGATCTCCTACTCGGACACCGGCCGCGAGCTGGGCGCCCAGGACGTGGCCAACGTCCGCGCGGCACTCGAGGCGGCCGGCTACGACCGCGGCTTCCTCAACGCCCTCTCCCCGGGCTCGGGCAGCCGCATCGTCGATGACCACTACGGCGACGAGGACGCGTTCCTCGACGCCTGGGTGGAGGTGATGCGCCCGGAGTACGAGGCCATCGCCGCCGCCGGGCTCACCGTGCAGATCGACGACCCGTCGATCGCCGAGAACTGGGACCAGATCAATCCGGAGCCGAGCGTCGAGGACTACCTCGCCTTCACCCGCAAGCGGGTCGAGGCGGTCAATCGGGCCCTGGTGAACGTCCCCACCGAGCAGACCCGCTTCCACCTGTGCTGGGGCTCCTGGCACGGCCCCCACACCACCGACATCGAGTTCCGCCACATCGCTCCGCTGCTGCTCGAGATCGACGCGAGGTACTACAGCTTCGAGGCCGCCAACGTGCGCCACGAGCACGAATGGACCGTGTGGGAGGACCTCGAGCTGCCCCAGGACAAGGTCCTCGTGCCCGGCATCGTCTCCCATGCGACCAACGTGGTCGAGCACCCCGAGCTGGTCGCCCAGCGCCTGGAGCGCTTCGCGCGCCTGGTGGGCCCCGAGCGGGTCATCGGCTCCACCGACTGCGGTCTGGGCGGACGCATCCACCCGCAGATCGCCTGGGCGAAGCTCGATTCCCTGGTCAGGGGCGCCGAGATCGCGTCCGGGCGGGTCTGA
- a CDS encoding glycosyltransferase family 4 protein yields the protein MRILIVAESFLPHINGVTNSVLRIVDHFAATGDEVAIIAPQWPGAETSLRTSCGRTIEVHRVPSAPLPGYSAVRIAAVGATSLRRRIEEFGPDVVHLASPTVLGGRAMVAAQKAGVPTVAVYQTDIPGYTARYGMPFLARASWRAVREVHNRATLTLAPSTTTRDELIEHGIERVDLWRRGVDTSLFSPALHSAPLRAQYAEPGEKLVVYMGRLAAEKQVADLQVIHDMPGVRLLIVGDGPEREALRRRMPRARFAGFRSGTDLAAHLASADLFIHPGELETFGQTIQEAMASGLPVIAPRRGGPVDLVSPSRTGWLYTPGMLDELQEQAADLLFDDAKRRAFGRAAQESVHKRTWPVLAEQLRGYYLSALESHRGLLGAR from the coding sequence GTGAGGATCCTCATCGTTGCCGAATCGTTCCTGCCGCACATCAACGGAGTCACCAACTCGGTGCTCCGCATCGTCGATCACTTCGCCGCCACCGGTGATGAGGTCGCGATCATCGCCCCGCAATGGCCGGGGGCCGAGACCTCGCTGCGCACCTCCTGCGGGCGCACGATCGAGGTGCACCGCGTCCCGTCGGCCCCGCTGCCGGGCTACTCGGCGGTGCGGATCGCCGCGGTCGGCGCCACCTCACTGCGCCGCCGGATCGAGGAGTTCGGGCCCGACGTCGTCCACCTGGCATCGCCCACCGTCCTCGGCGGGAGGGCGATGGTGGCCGCGCAGAAGGCGGGGGTCCCGACCGTCGCCGTGTACCAGACCGACATCCCCGGCTACACCGCGCGCTACGGGATGCCGTTCCTCGCCCGGGCGTCCTGGCGGGCGGTGCGCGAGGTCCACAACCGCGCCACGCTCACCCTCGCCCCCTCCACCACCACCCGGGACGAGCTGATCGAGCACGGCATCGAGCGGGTGGACCTGTGGCGCCGCGGCGTGGACACCTCCTTGTTCTCCCCTGCGCTGCACAGCGCGCCGCTGCGTGCGCAGTACGCGGAGCCCGGCGAGAAGCTCGTGGTGTACATGGGGCGCCTCGCGGCCGAGAAGCAGGTCGCCGATCTGCAGGTCATCCACGACATGCCGGGGGTGCGCCTGCTGATCGTCGGCGACGGCCCCGAACGGGAGGCGCTGCGCCGCCGGATGCCCCGGGCCCGCTTCGCCGGCTTCCGTTCGGGAACCGACCTCGCCGCCCACCTCGCCAGCGCCGACCTCTTCATCCACCCCGGCGAGCTCGAGACCTTCGGCCAGACCATCCAGGAGGCCATGGCCTCCGGCCTGCCCGTGATCGCTCCCCGCCGCGGCGGCCCCGTCGATCTCGTCTCGCCCAGTCGCACCGGGTGGCTGTACACCCCGGGGATGCTCGATGAGCTCCAGGAACAGGCCGCCGACCTGCTGTTCGACGACGCCAAGCGGCGCGCCTTCGGTCGGGCCGCACAGGAGAGCGTGCACAAGCGCACCTGGCCGGTGCTCGCCGAGCAGCTGCGCGGCTACTACCTCTCCGCCCTCGAGAGCCATCGAGGCCTGCTCGGCGCTCGCTGA
- a CDS encoding gamma-glutamyl-gamma-aminobutyrate hydrolase family protein produces MAQRTTRRPLIGVTAGTRAMMTGAWAGHDAVVVTEHYVRAIRAAGARPVILAPQDEWTDEEVSELDGLVLTGGTDLDSTTWGEDALATDMTPDPERDAFETALYRAARRADVPVLGICRGLQIIVIAEGGALHRHLPTDLPAHPTTGERPTAVEAAIDADSDLALALGTRAEVTAFHHQGIAAVAGDLRVVARHESSLPLAVEAAAGSSVLAVQWHPEIDGADGAAVFESLLTAIRHRAESAPAPSLV; encoded by the coding sequence ATGGCGCAGCGCACCACCCGTCGCCCGCTCATCGGAGTGACCGCAGGGACCCGCGCCATGATGACCGGCGCCTGGGCGGGCCATGACGCCGTGGTGGTCACCGAGCACTACGTGCGGGCGATCCGTGCGGCCGGCGCCCGGCCCGTCATCCTCGCCCCGCAGGACGAGTGGACCGACGAGGAGGTCTCCGAGCTCGACGGACTCGTCCTCACCGGCGGCACCGACCTGGACTCCACGACCTGGGGCGAGGACGCCCTGGCGACCGACATGACCCCGGACCCGGAGCGCGACGCTTTCGAGACGGCGCTGTACCGTGCCGCCCGCCGCGCCGACGTCCCGGTGCTCGGCATCTGCCGCGGCCTGCAGATCATCGTCATCGCCGAAGGCGGCGCACTGCACCGCCATCTCCCGACGGACCTCCCGGCGCATCCCACCACGGGGGAGCGGCCCACCGCGGTGGAGGCCGCCATCGACGCCGACAGCGACCTCGCCCTCGCCCTCGGCACCCGCGCCGAGGTCACCGCTTTCCACCACCAGGGCATCGCCGCCGTCGCCGGGGACCTGCGGGTCGTCGCCCGCCACGAGAGCTCCCTGCCGCTGGCCGTCGAAGCCGCAGCGGGCTCCAGCGTGCTCGCCGTGCAATGGCATCCCGAGATCGACGGGGCCGACGGCGCCGCCGTCTTCGAGAGCCTGCTCACCGCGATCCGCCACCGCGCCGAGTCGGCACCGGCCCCCTCGCTGGTCTAG
- a CDS encoding MFS transporter, whose product MNVHSTGAPPTAPVAADARFARRAISLLFFLNGASFCAIMPRYPELVESIGLSNTAFGLAIGIGPVGGLLAGLGAARLMGRFGSARVAVLAQIVASTTHLAVYVSGSWLWLAAALVLAMAADSITDISMNAHGMRVERRYRRSIMNSYHGWWSLGAVAGGLIGSTFAQIGVPLWVQGVIGLVVFGVLAAGSLRFMLPGHDATERTPATAGPSAGSGAEVPAEVAPSGVRIAGMSLRALGLISALGMVLVFAGSTEDAGNTWGALFMTSTFGATPFFAGMAFVALQGAQTIGRFTGDAVVDRIGDRATARLGALVGALGMSIAMLVPHPVTALIGFAAAGWGVATLFPSAFRAADDMPGVPPGVGITVVGWFARLGFFVTPPIVGALGDAFTLRYALWIVPLYMLGILVFSGVLETGRRRSAPVSGDDRPA is encoded by the coding sequence GTGAACGTTCACTCGACCGGTGCCCCGCCGACTGCTCCTGTCGCCGCCGACGCGCGCTTCGCCCGGCGGGCGATCTCCCTGCTGTTCTTCCTCAACGGCGCCTCCTTCTGCGCGATCATGCCGCGCTATCCCGAGCTGGTCGAGAGCATCGGGCTGTCCAACACCGCCTTCGGCCTCGCCATCGGCATCGGCCCGGTCGGCGGACTGCTGGCGGGGCTGGGTGCAGCGCGGCTGATGGGTCGGTTCGGCTCCGCCCGCGTCGCCGTCCTCGCACAGATCGTCGCCTCGACCACGCACCTGGCCGTGTACGTCTCCGGGTCCTGGCTGTGGCTCGCGGCGGCGCTCGTGCTGGCCATGGCCGCCGATTCCATCACCGACATCTCGATGAACGCGCACGGCATGCGGGTCGAGCGCCGCTACCGCCGTTCGATCATGAACAGCTACCACGGCTGGTGGTCGCTCGGCGCGGTCGCCGGCGGCCTGATCGGATCGACGTTCGCGCAGATCGGCGTCCCCCTGTGGGTCCAGGGCGTGATCGGGCTGGTCGTCTTCGGCGTCCTCGCGGCGGGATCGCTGCGCTTCATGCTGCCCGGGCACGACGCCACCGAGCGCACCCCCGCGACCGCAGGGCCGTCGGCCGGCTCCGGGGCCGAGGTGCCCGCCGAGGTCGCCCCCAGCGGGGTGAGGATCGCAGGGATGAGCCTGCGTGCGCTGGGTCTGATCTCGGCGCTGGGCATGGTGCTGGTGTTCGCCGGCTCCACCGAGGACGCCGGCAACACCTGGGGCGCGCTGTTCATGACCTCCACCTTCGGGGCGACCCCGTTCTTCGCCGGCATGGCCTTCGTCGCCCTCCAGGGTGCCCAGACCATCGGACGCTTCACCGGGGACGCCGTCGTGGACCGGATCGGAGACCGCGCCACCGCCCGTCTGGGGGCCCTGGTCGGCGCGCTCGGCATGAGCATCGCCATGCTGGTGCCCCACCCGGTCACCGCGCTGATCGGCTTCGCCGCCGCTGGCTGGGGCGTGGCCACCCTGTTCCCCTCCGCCTTCCGCGCGGCCGACGACATGCCGGGCGTCCCGCCGGGGGTGGGGATCACCGTGGTGGGCTGGTTCGCACGCCTGGGATTCTTCGTCACCCCACCGATCGTGGGGGCGCTCGGCGATGCGTTCACCCTGCGCTACGCGCTGTGGATCGTGCCGCTGTACATGCTGGGCATCCTGGTCTTCTCCGGGGTGCTCGAGACCGGTCGGCGGCGGAGCGCACCGGTGAGCGGGGACGACCGGCCCGCGTGA
- a CDS encoding L-threonylcarbamoyladenylate synthase produces MARSSRRARYLDIHPVDPQPRLVDQAVAVLRDGGLIAYPTDSCYALGCSLGATEGLERIRRIRQVDKNHHFTLVCADFAQLGQFVIVSNPTFRLVKNATPGPYTFILPATKEVPRRMAHPKKHTVGVRIPDHRVAHALVEALGEPIVSSTLLLPGQEDPPSEGWVVQDLLGEQVDVIIDSGEVGIEPTTVVDLSTGELEIAREGAGDITRF; encoded by the coding sequence ATGGCCAGATCCTCACGGCGTGCCCGCTACCTCGACATCCATCCGGTCGACCCGCAGCCGCGTCTCGTCGACCAAGCCGTCGCCGTGCTCCGTGACGGCGGCCTGATCGCGTACCCGACGGACTCCTGCTACGCCCTGGGCTGCTCCCTGGGCGCCACCGAGGGACTCGAGCGGATCCGTCGCATCCGCCAGGTCGACAAGAACCACCACTTCACCTTGGTGTGCGCGGACTTCGCCCAGCTGGGCCAGTTCGTGATCGTCTCGAACCCGACATTCCGCCTGGTCAAGAACGCCACCCCGGGTCCGTACACCTTCATCCTGCCGGCCACCAAGGAGGTGCCGCGGCGGATGGCGCACCCCAAGAAGCACACCGTCGGCGTGCGCATCCCCGACCACCGGGTCGCGCACGCACTGGTCGAGGCGCTCGGCGAGCCGATCGTCTCCTCGACGCTGCTGCTGCCGGGTCAGGAGGACCCGCCGTCGGAGGGCTGGGTGGTCCAGGACCTGCTCGGCGAGCAGGTCGACGTGATCATCGATTCCGGGGAGGTGGGCATCGAGCCGACCACGGTCGTGGACCTCTCCACCGGTGAGCTCGAGATCGCCCGCGAGGGAGCCGGGGACATCACCCGCTTCTGA
- a CDS encoding DUF952 domain-containing protein, which yields MPAPLIWHITELSAWEAAVRTGSYTRATRGRDLSEVGYIHASWPEQVSMVAKRVYPERPADLVILEIDVARVEAAGVAVDIEADDDGAGRGYPHIKGPLPVTAVLRLRRTKWIGREFVVVA from the coding sequence ATGCCTGCGCCTCTGATCTGGCACATCACCGAACTGTCCGCCTGGGAGGCGGCCGTCCGGACGGGCTCCTACACCCGGGCCACCCGGGGCCGCGATCTGTCCGAAGTCGGCTACATCCACGCCTCCTGGCCCGAGCAGGTCTCGATGGTCGCCAAGCGCGTGTACCCCGAACGGCCGGCGGACCTCGTGATCCTCGAGATCGACGTCGCCCGCGTCGAGGCCGCCGGTGTCGCGGTGGACATCGAGGCCGATGACGACGGCGCGGGGCGCGGCTATCCGCACATCAAGGGACCGCTCCCGGTCACCGCGGTGCTGCGGCTGCGCCGCACCAAGTGGATCGGCCGCGAGTTCGTCGTCGTCGCCTGA
- a CDS encoding GNAT family N-acetyltransferase, which produces MDETSAGPGAVRLVHDDDRDRYEALEDTETVGVLYYGDEAPESGTGTVRDLRSTVVAPERSGRGIGSALVRFALDDARGRGYRVRATCWFARGILSGPEYADLREESADDEGGRA; this is translated from the coding sequence ATGGATGAGACCTCCGCCGGGCCGGGCGCGGTGCGCCTGGTCCACGATGACGACCGCGACCGCTACGAAGCCCTCGAGGACACCGAGACGGTCGGTGTCCTCTACTACGGCGACGAGGCGCCGGAGTCCGGGACCGGCACCGTGCGCGACCTCCGCTCGACCGTGGTGGCGCCGGAGCGCTCCGGCCGCGGCATCGGCTCCGCCCTGGTGCGCTTCGCCCTGGACGACGCCCGCGGGCGCGGCTACCGGGTCCGCGCCACCTGCTGGTTCGCCCGCGGCATCCTCTCCGGTCCCGAGTACGCCGACCTGCGCGAGGAATCCGCCGACGACGAAGGGGGCCGGGCCTGA